In Fundulus heteroclitus isolate FHET01 chromosome 18, MU-UCD_Fhet_4.1, whole genome shotgun sequence, a single genomic region encodes these proteins:
- the pglyrp5 gene encoding peptidoglycan recognition protein 5 encodes MEPTVDIVSRQQWGAAAPKQKESLKGPARRVVIHHTALQSCRGLTECKDELLGIQRLHMEDRHFDDIGYNFLIGGDGSVFEGRGWGVMGAHTKGHNGDSLGIAFMGNFNNDTPSKEAMLSVKQLLRSGVSQGFIRSEFGLYGHRDLGATECPGENLYAALSQLKS; translated from the exons ATGGAGCCAACAG TGGACATAGTTTCAAGGCAACAGTGGGGAGCAGCCGCCCCGAAACAGAAGGAGAGTCTGAAAGGTCCGGCCCGCAGGGTTGTGATACACCACACTGCCCTCCAGAGCTGCAGAGGCCTGACTGAGTGTAAGGACGAGCTTCTGGGCATCCAGAGGCTTCACATGGAAGACAGACACTTTGATGACATCGGGTACAA ttttctcaTTGGAGGAGACGGCAGCGTGTTTGAGGGCCGAGGCTGGGGCGTGATGGGGGCACACACCAAAGGCCACAACGGTGACTCCCTGGGCATTGCCTTCATGGGCAATTTCAACA ACGACACACCGAGCAAAGAGGCGATGCTGTCAGTCAAACAGCTGCTGAGGTCTGGAGTTTCCCAAGGCTTCATAAGGTCAGAGTTTGGACTGTATGGCCACAGGGACTTAGGAGCCACAGAATGCCCTGGAGAAAATCTTTACGCTGCACTATCTCAACTGAAGAGCTGA
- the foxg1c gene encoding forkhead box protein G1c produces MEMGDVKTPERLFHKSSFNISSLLLRRDEMMGDQESPSPSLHSEKTIQEENFDGDKSCENSELSAIGDTKPLKREENKREAKKTEEERVKPEKPPFSYNALIMMAIRQSPERRLTLNGIYEFIMSNFPYYRQNRQGWQNSIRHNLSLNKCFVKVPRHYDDPGKGNYWMLDPCSDDVFIGGTSGKLRRRATASSRSKLGLKRGGGGRLMPPNTAASVTLAAASSFYWPVPPFLPLQAPVRAHLGAGTYLRGQSRLSNHAASVVSQRARLSASAAESERFVRTRQEMSYIGVSCAQSRRHQIGSTCASFSATSIPACTLPLSDPCSFNMISGQASYFYSHQIPCAAAFSPCPEECSASKTGQLLSKSGHSELGGCCTDFPYYCPQVGSSPPFGI; encoded by the coding sequence ATGGAGATGGGGGATGTAAAAACTCCGGAGCGATTATTCCACAAGTCCTCTTTCAACATCAGCAGTCTGCTGTTGAGAAGAGACGAGATGATGGGGGACCAGGAATCCCCTTCTCCTTCCCTTCATTCTGAGAAGACTATCCAAGAGGAGAACTTTGACGGCGACAAAAGCTGCGAAAACTCCGAACTGAGCGCCATAGGAGATACCAAACCGCTGAAGCGAGAGGAAAATAAGAGGgaagcaaagaaaacagaagaagagCGCGTCAAACCCGAGAAACCTCCTTTTAGTTACAACGCGCTCATCATGATGGCGATCCGCCAGAGTCCCGAGCGACGGCTCACTCTCAACGGCATCTACGAGTTCATCATGAGCAACTTTCCCTACTACCGACAGAACAGGCAGGGGTGGCAGAACTCAATCAGACACAACTTGAGTCTGAACAAGTGTTTTGTCAAGGTGCCGCGACACTACGACGACCCCGGCAAGGGCAACTACTGGATGCTGGACCCCTGCAGCGACGACGTGTTCATCGGCGGCACGTCTGGGAAACTCCGGCGCAGAGCCACCGCGAGTTCCCGGAGCAAACTTGGTctgaagagaggaggaggaggtcgaCTGATGCCGCCCAACACGGCCGCCAGCGTTACCTTAGCCGCAGCGAGCTCTTTTTACTGGCCGGTGCCGCCGTTCCTGCCTCTCCAAGCGCCAGTGCGCGCCCACCTCGGCGCGGGGACCTACCTACGCGGCCAGTCGCGTCTGTCCAACCACGCTGCCTCGGTGGTTTCTCAGCGGGCCCGGCTGAGCGCAAGCGCCGCGGAATCGGAGCGGTTCGTGCGGACGCGCCAGGAGATGTCCTACATCGGGGTCAGCTGCGCGCAGTCCCGTCGCCATCAGATCGGCTCCACCTGCGCGTCCTTCTCCGCGACGTCCATCCCCGCATGCACCCTGCCGCTGTCGGACCCATGCTCATTCAACATGATCTCTGGACAGGCCAGCTACTTTTACTCCCACCAAATACCGTGCGCAGCCGCGTTTAGTCCCTGTCCGGAGGAGTGCAGCGCCTCCAAGACGGGACAGCTTTTATCCAAGAGCGGTCACTCAGAACTCGGAGGATGCTGTACTGACTTTCCATATTACTGCCCTCAAGTTGGCTCAAGCCCTCCTTTTGGAATATAA